The genomic region ATCCCGAAAACTATCTAACCTTCTTTATGAAGATCGATAACGTGAAGTTTAAAAGACAGGTAGTGCCTGGGGATACTCTAATTTTTAAGCTGGAGTTGCTGGCTCCTATACGTCGTGGAATTTGCCAGATGCAGGGTTATGCCTATGTAAACGGACAATTAGCGACGGAAGCCATCCTAATGGCACAAATTGTAAAATCAAAATAAAAACTATGAACCAACCTTTAGCATATGTGCATCCGGGAGCCAAGATCGCCAAGAATGTGGTGATCGAGCCTTTCGCGACCATACATAATAATGTAGTGATTGGAGAAGGTACTTGGATTGGTTCCAATGTTAGCATCATGGAAGGTGCACGTATTGGTAAGAATTGTAGTATTTTTCCAGGCGCAGTTATTTCTGCGGTGCCTCAGGACAAGAAATTTAATGACGAAGATACGCTAACTGTAATAGGAGATAATACTACCATTCGGGAATGTGTCACCATAAATAGAGGAACTACAGATAGAATGAAGACGGTAATTGGGAACAATTGCTGGATCATGGCCTATTGCCACGTTGCTCATGATTGTATTGTAGGGGATAATTGTATTTTTTCAAATAACAGTACCCTTGCAGGTCATATAAACGTTGGGGATCATGTGGTTCTCGCAGGAATGGCGGCAATTCAGCAGTTTTGCAGCATTGGAAAACATGCATTTGTTACCGGTGGATCTATGGTTAGAAAAGATGTCCCGCCATTCGTAAAAGCGGGTAGAGAACCTCTAAGT from Christiangramia sp. OXR-203 harbors:
- the lpxA gene encoding acyl-ACP--UDP-N-acetylglucosamine O-acyltransferase; translated protein: MNQPLAYVHPGAKIAKNVVIEPFATIHNNVVIGEGTWIGSNVSIMEGARIGKNCSIFPGAVISAVPQDKKFNDEDTLTVIGDNTTIRECVTINRGTTDRMKTVIGNNCWIMAYCHVAHDCIVGDNCIFSNNSTLAGHINVGDHVVLAGMAAIQQFCSIGKHAFVTGGSMVRKDVPPFVKAGREPLSYVGINSIGLRRRGFSTEKIREIQDIYRILYQKNYNNSQAVAIIEAEMQATAERDEILEFIKNSQRGIMKGYFSSN